The Streptomyces sp. NBC_01197 genome window below encodes:
- a CDS encoding multifunctional oxoglutarate decarboxylase/oxoglutarate dehydrogenase thiamine pyrophosphate-binding subunit/dihydrolipoyllysine-residue succinyltransferase subunit gives MSSQSPSNSSISTDQEGQDKSPADAFGPNEWLVDEIYQQYLQDPNSVDRAWWDFFADYKPGSAGAPTAGADPVSASPPHQSGESGRAAAAQGGAAAGAAPTSAAPATPPAAAPAAPQAPAPAAPAAAKPAAAAKPAPAAKPAAKAEPAAEPEAPAGPELVTLRGPSAAVAKNMNASLELPTATSVRAVPVKLLFDNRIVINNHLKRARGGKVSFTHLIGFAMVQALKAMPSMNHSFAVKDGKPTLVKPAHVNLGLAIDLVKPNGDRQLVVAAIKKAETLNFFEFWQAYEDIVRRARANKLTMDDFTGVTASLTNPGGIGTVHSVPRLMPGQGLIMGVGAMDYPAEFQGTSQDTLNRLGISKVMTLTSTYDHRVIQGAASGEFLRILANLLLGENGFYDDLFEALRIPYEPVRWLKDIDVSHDNDVTKAARVFELIHSYRVRGHVMADTDPLEYKQRKHPDLDIIEHGLTLWDLEREFAVGGFAGKSMMKLRDILGVLRDSYCRTTGVEFMHIQDPKQRKWIQDRIERGAHTKPEREEQLRILRRLNSAEAFETFLQTKYVGQKRFSLEGGESVIPLLDAVIDSAAESRLDEVVIGMAHRGRLNVLANIVGKSYAQIFREFEGNLDPKSMHGSGDVKYHLGSEGTFTGLDGEQIKVSLAANPSHLETVDPVVEGIARAKQDIINKGGTDFTVLPVALHGDAAFAGQGVVAETLNMSQLRGYRTGGTVHIVINNQVGFTAAPESSRSSMYATDVARMIEAPIFHVNGDDPEAVVRVARLAFEFRQAFNKDVVIDLICYRRRGHNEADNPSFTQPLMYDLIDKKRSVRKLYTESLIGRGDITLEEAEQALQDFQGQLEKVFAEVREATSEPAEASVPVPQAEFPVAVDTSISQEVVKRIAESQVNIPDRITVHPRLLPQVQRRAAMIDEGTIDWAMGETLAIGSLLLEGTPVRLSGQDSRRGTFGQRHAVLIDRKTGEDFTPLLYLSDDQARYNVYDSLLSEYAVMGFEYGYSLARPESLVMWEAQFGDFVNGAQTVVDEYISAAEQKWGQTSGVTLLLPHGYEGQGPDHSSARPERFLQLCAQNNMTVAMPTLPSNYFHLLRWQVHNPHHKPLVVFTPKSMLRLKAAASKADEFTTGGFRPVIGDDSVDPSAVRKVVFTAGKVYYDLDAERTKRGVTDTAIIRLERLYPLPGAELQAEIAKFPNAEKYLWAQEEPANQGAWPFIALNLIDHLDLAVGADVPHGERLRRISRPHGSSPAVGSAKRHQAEQAQLVAEVFEA, from the coding sequence ATCTCGACCGACCAGGAGGGGCAGGACAAGAGTCCTGCTGACGCTTTTGGTCCCAATGAGTGGCTCGTCGACGAGATCTACCAGCAGTACCTCCAGGACCCGAATTCGGTTGACCGTGCCTGGTGGGACTTCTTCGCCGACTACAAGCCAGGTTCTGCCGGCGCTCCCACCGCGGGTGCGGACCCGGTGAGCGCGAGCCCTCCACACCAGTCGGGCGAGAGCGGCCGGGCCGCCGCCGCGCAGGGTGGCGCAGCCGCGGGGGCTGCTCCCACCTCGGCCGCGCCCGCCACGCCCCCGGCTGCCGCGCCCGCAGCGCCGCAGGCTCCGGCTCCGGCCGCCCCTGCCGCCGCGAAGCCCGCGGCCGCCGCCAAGCCCGCTCCGGCCGCCAAGCCCGCGGCGAAGGCCGAGCCCGCCGCCGAGCCCGAGGCGCCGGCAGGGCCCGAGCTGGTGACACTGCGCGGCCCGTCCGCCGCGGTCGCGAAGAACATGAACGCCTCGCTGGAGCTGCCGACGGCCACGTCCGTCCGCGCGGTCCCGGTGAAGCTGCTCTTCGACAACCGCATCGTCATCAACAACCACCTGAAGCGCGCCAGGGGCGGGAAGGTCTCCTTCACCCACCTCATCGGCTTCGCGATGGTGCAGGCCCTCAAGGCCATGCCGTCGATGAACCACTCCTTCGCGGTGAAGGACGGCAAGCCGACGCTGGTCAAGCCGGCTCACGTCAACCTCGGCCTCGCCATCGACCTGGTGAAGCCGAACGGTGACCGCCAGCTCGTCGTCGCGGCCATCAAGAAGGCCGAGACGCTCAACTTCTTCGAGTTCTGGCAGGCGTACGAGGACATCGTCCGCCGCGCCCGCGCGAACAAGCTGACGATGGACGACTTCACCGGGGTCACCGCGTCGCTCACCAACCCCGGCGGTATCGGCACCGTCCACTCCGTGCCCCGTCTGATGCCCGGTCAGGGCCTCATCATGGGCGTCGGCGCGATGGACTACCCGGCCGAGTTCCAGGGCACGTCGCAGGACACCCTGAACAGGCTGGGCATCTCGAAGGTCATGACCCTGACCTCGACCTACGACCACCGGGTCATCCAGGGCGCCGCGTCCGGCGAGTTCCTGCGGATCCTCGCCAACCTGCTGCTCGGCGAGAACGGCTTCTACGACGACCTGTTCGAGGCCCTGCGTATCCCGTACGAGCCGGTCCGCTGGCTCAAGGACATCGACGTCTCGCACGACAATGACGTCACCAAGGCCGCCCGCGTCTTCGAGCTGATCCACTCCTACCGGGTCCGCGGCCATGTCATGGCCGACACCGACCCGCTGGAGTACAAGCAGCGCAAGCACCCCGACCTGGACATCATCGAGCACGGGCTCACCCTCTGGGACCTGGAGCGCGAGTTCGCCGTCGGCGGCTTCGCCGGCAAGTCGATGATGAAGCTGCGCGACATCCTGGGCGTCCTGCGGGACTCGTACTGCCGCACCACCGGCGTCGAGTTCATGCACATTCAGGACCCCAAGCAGCGCAAGTGGATCCAGGACCGCATCGAGCGCGGCGCGCACACCAAGCCCGAGCGCGAGGAGCAGCTGCGCATCCTGCGCCGGCTGAACTCGGCGGAGGCGTTCGAGACCTTCCTGCAGACGAAGTACGTCGGCCAGAAGCGCTTCTCGCTCGAAGGCGGCGAGTCCGTCATCCCGCTGCTGGACGCGGTCATCGACTCGGCAGCCGAGTCGCGCCTCGACGAGGTGGTCATCGGGATGGCCCACCGCGGCCGTCTCAACGTGCTGGCCAACATCGTCGGCAAGTCGTACGCGCAGATCTTCCGCGAGTTCGAGGGCAACCTCGACCCGAAGTCGATGCACGGCTCCGGCGACGTGAAGTACCACCTCGGCTCCGAGGGCACCTTCACCGGTCTGGACGGCGAGCAGATCAAGGTCTCGCTGGCCGCCAACCCGTCCCACCTGGAGACCGTCGACCCGGTCGTCGAGGGCATCGCGCGCGCCAAGCAGGACATCATCAACAAGGGCGGCACGGACTTCACCGTGCTGCCCGTGGCGCTGCACGGCGACGCGGCCTTCGCGGGCCAGGGCGTCGTCGCCGAGACTCTCAACATGTCGCAGCTGCGCGGCTACCGCACCGGCGGCACCGTGCACATCGTGATCAACAACCAGGTCGGCTTCACCGCCGCCCCGGAGTCGTCGCGCTCGTCGATGTACGCCACCGACGTGGCCCGCATGATCGAGGCGCCGATCTTCCATGTGAACGGCGACGACCCGGAGGCCGTGGTGCGCGTCGCGCGCCTCGCTTTCGAGTTCCGCCAGGCGTTCAACAAGGACGTCGTCATCGACCTGATCTGCTACCGCCGCCGCGGTCACAACGAGGCCGACAACCCCTCGTTCACGCAGCCGCTGATGTACGACCTGATCGACAAGAAGCGCTCGGTGCGCAAGCTCTACACCGAGTCCCTCATCGGTCGCGGCGACATCACACTGGAAGAGGCGGAGCAGGCGCTCCAGGACTTCCAGGGCCAGCTGGAGAAGGTCTTCGCGGAGGTCCGCGAGGCCACCTCCGAGCCCGCCGAGGCGTCGGTGCCGGTGCCGCAGGCCGAGTTCCCGGTCGCCGTGGACACCTCGATCTCCCAGGAGGTCGTGAAGCGGATCGCCGAGTCGCAGGTCAACATCCCCGACCGGATCACCGTGCACCCCCGGCTGCTGCCGCAGGTGCAGCGTCGGGCCGCGATGATCGACGAGGGCACGATCGACTGGGCGATGGGCGAGACCCTCGCCATCGGCTCGCTGCTCCTGGAGGGCACCCCGGTGCGCCTCTCGGGCCAGGACTCGCGCCGCGGGACCTTCGGCCAGCGGCACGCGGTGCTCATCGACCGCAAGACCGGCGAGGACTTCACCCCGCTGCTCTACCTCTCCGACGACCAGGCGCGTTACAACGTCTACGACTCGCTGCTCAGCGAGTACGCGGTGATGGGCTTCGAGTACGGCTACTCGCTGGCCCGCCCGGAGTCGCTGGTCATGTGGGAAGCGCAGTTCGGTGACTTCGTCAACGGCGCGCAGACCGTGGTGGACGAGTACATCTCGGCCGCCGAGCAGAAGTGGGGCCAGACGTCCGGCGTCACCCTGCTCCTCCCGCACGGCTACGAGGGCCAGGGCCCGGACCACTCGTCCGCCCGCCCGGAGCGCTTCCTCCAGCTGTGCGCGCAGAACAACATGACGGTCGCCATGCCGACGCTCCCGTCGAACTACTTCCACCTCCTGCGGTGGCAGGTGCACAACCCGCACCACAAGCCGCTGGTCGTCTTCACCCCGAAGTCGATGCTCCGCCTCAAGGCGGCCGCGTCGAAGGCGGACGAGTTCACCACGGGCGGCTTCCGTCCGGTCATCGGGGACGACAGCGTCGACCCGAGCGCCGTGCGCAAGGTCGTCTTCACGGCCGGCAAGGTCTACTACGACCTGGACGCGGAGCGCACCAAGCGCGGCGTCACGGACACCGCCATCATCCGTCTTGAGCGCCTGTACCCGCTGCCGGGTGCCGAACTCCAGGCGGAGATCGCCAAGTTCCCGAACGCCGAGAAGTACCTCTGGGCACAGGAGGAGCCGGCGAACCAGGGTGCGTGGCCGTTCATCGCGCTCAACCTGATCGACCACCTGGACCTGGCGGTCGGCGCCGACGTCCCGCACGGTGAGCGCCTGCGCCGCATCTCGCGGCCGCACGGCTCGTCGCCCGCGGTCGGCTCCGCCAAGCGCCACCAGGCCGAGCAGGCCCAGCTGGTCGCCGAGGTCTTCGAGGCCTAG
- a CDS encoding DUF6104 family protein codes for MYFTDRGIEELEKRRGEEEVTFEWLAEQLRTFVDLNPDFEVPVERLATWLARLDDEDEDDDA; via the coding sequence GTGTACTTCACCGACCGCGGCATCGAGGAACTGGAGAAGCGGCGGGGCGAGGAGGAGGTCACCTTCGAGTGGCTCGCCGAGCAGCTGCGTACGTTCGTCGACCTGAACCCGGACTTCGAAGTCCCGGTCGAGCGCCTGGCGACCTGGCTGGCCCGGCTGGACGACGAGGACGAGGACGACGACGCGTAG
- a CDS encoding DUF4097 family beta strand repeat-containing protein, which produces MSERSVSEPQKLSFEEPVTALNVRIVNGTVNVVGTDDAVLNEQGGARLEISGVDGPPLIVTLENGTLTVAYEDLPWKGFLKWLDRKGWRRNAVVSLTVPASARVEVGVVGAAAVVSGIRGRTEVRGVSGDTALVGLSGTVLAGTVSGNVEAQAVSGDLRFHSVSGDLTVIEGTGSSVRGESVSGDMVVDLDATGRPTDIALNTVSGEVAIRLAPLTDARVSANTTSGAVSNAFEDLRVSGQWGAKKITGTLGAGTGSLRATTVSGAIALLRRPAQDDIAEKVL; this is translated from the coding sequence ATGTCCGAGAGGTCAGTGTCGGAGCCGCAGAAGCTCTCCTTCGAGGAACCCGTGACGGCACTGAACGTGCGCATCGTCAACGGCACGGTCAATGTCGTGGGCACCGACGACGCCGTACTGAACGAGCAGGGGGGCGCCCGGCTGGAGATCTCCGGGGTCGACGGGCCGCCGCTGATCGTGACTCTGGAGAACGGCACGCTGACCGTGGCCTACGAGGACCTGCCCTGGAAGGGCTTCCTGAAGTGGCTGGACCGCAAGGGCTGGCGCCGCAACGCCGTGGTCTCGCTCACGGTGCCCGCGTCGGCGCGGGTCGAGGTCGGCGTGGTGGGCGCGGCAGCGGTCGTCTCCGGGATCCGGGGGCGTACGGAGGTCCGCGGGGTCTCCGGCGACACCGCCCTGGTCGGCCTCTCCGGCACCGTTCTCGCCGGGACCGTCTCGGGGAACGTCGAGGCCCAGGCCGTCAGCGGCGATCTGCGCTTCCACTCCGTCTCCGGGGACCTCACCGTGATCGAGGGGACCGGCTCGTCCGTACGGGGAGAATCGGTGAGCGGCGACATGGTCGTCGATCTCGACGCGACCGGCAGGCCGACCGACATCGCCCTCAACACCGTCTCCGGCGAGGTCGCCATCCGGCTGGCCCCGCTGACGGACGCCAGGGTCAGCGCGAACACCACGAGCGGCGCCGTGTCGAACGCCTTCGAGGATCTGCGGGTCAGCGGCCAGTGGGGTGCCAAGAAGATCACCGGTACCCTCGGCGCGGGCACCGGCAGCCTCCGGGCGACCACCGTGAGCGGGGCCATCGCCCTGCTGCGCAGGCCCGCACAGGACGACATCGCCGAGAAGGTGCTCTGA
- a CDS encoding PadR family transcriptional regulator, with protein sequence MAPVFAHGRLRLYLLKLLDEAPRHGYEVIRLLEERFQGLYAPSAGTVYPRLAKLEAEGLVTHASEGGRKVYSITEAGRAELAGRSGELADLEMEIRESVSELAAEIRADVSGSANDLRREIRQAAKEARRTSAGAAGGGRTADAGPGGGSGAGKPFPGFPDASDFLDGNWTDKEGWRQAKEDFKRAKLEWKEQARRAKDESRRAREDAQQARRQAREAQDYAREQLQRVAEQVQDHFARGDWPAGVREGLAEFTRELGRFGRTAEPGAGTRTDTDSGARTTAGTDGTSTGAAPGAGTETSAGPDTAAPVGLGKTDVDREDGRPAPEPDWAHEEPSGNPARDLDRLLDRFRDDIRDAARDHGVTDSQLRDARRHLSAAAAHIGAALRGPGA encoded by the coding sequence ATGGCCCCCGTTTTCGCCCACGGCCGACTGCGGCTCTACCTCCTCAAGCTGCTGGACGAGGCACCGCGCCACGGCTACGAGGTGATCAGGCTCCTGGAGGAGCGCTTCCAGGGGCTCTACGCGCCGAGCGCGGGCACCGTGTATCCGCGTCTCGCCAAGCTGGAGGCGGAGGGACTGGTCACCCACGCCTCGGAAGGCGGCCGGAAGGTGTACTCGATCACCGAGGCAGGGCGCGCCGAACTGGCGGGCCGCAGCGGTGAACTGGCCGACCTGGAGATGGAGATCCGCGAGTCGGTATCCGAACTCGCAGCGGAGATCCGGGCCGACGTCAGCGGCTCGGCGAACGACCTGCGGCGCGAGATCCGCCAGGCCGCGAAGGAGGCGCGCAGGACATCGGCCGGTGCGGCGGGCGGCGGCCGGACGGCGGACGCGGGCCCGGGCGGCGGCTCCGGCGCGGGGAAACCGTTCCCCGGATTCCCGGACGCCTCCGACTTCTTGGACGGGAACTGGACCGACAAGGAGGGCTGGCGCCAGGCCAAGGAGGACTTCAAGCGCGCCAAGCTGGAGTGGAAGGAGCAGGCGCGCCGGGCGAAGGACGAGTCCCGCCGCGCCCGCGAGGACGCCCAGCAGGCACGCCGCCAGGCCAGGGAGGCCCAGGACTACGCCCGCGAGCAGCTGCAGCGGGTCGCCGAGCAGGTCCAGGACCACTTCGCACGTGGCGACTGGCCCGCCGGGGTGCGCGAGGGCCTCGCCGAATTCACCCGGGAGCTGGGACGCTTCGGGCGGACCGCGGAGCCGGGGGCGGGAACCCGTACGGATACGGACTCCGGTGCGCGCACCACGGCCGGTACGGACGGCACCAGTACGGGCGCGGCTCCCGGTGCCGGTACGGAGACAAGCGCCGGCCCGGACACCGCAGCCCCCGTCGGCCTGGGCAAGACCGACGTGGACAGGGAGGACGGCCGCCCGGCGCCCGAGCCGGACTGGGCGCACGAGGAGCCATCCGGCAACCCGGCCCGCGACCTGGACCGGCTGCTCGACCGCTTCCGCGACGATATCCGGGACGCGGCACGCGATCACGGCGTCACGGACAGCCAGCTCCGGGACGCCAGGCGGCACCTGTCGGCGGCGGCAGCCCACATCGGCGCCGCACTGCGCGGCCCCGGGGCGTAA
- a CDS encoding FAD-dependent monooxygenase, with protein MDYDVVVAGGGPVGLMLACELRLGGARVAVLERLTEVDPTIKGGAITTPSAEALYRRGMLPALAEAQRQTMDRFQAFMRERNGGDGGGAAGQGLGFVGHFAGIMLRADLVDRTEPDLRNAGPAAEIAFVAQQDIERLLGGRADELGVDVRRGVELTGFDADDRAVTVRTSHGAIRAGWLVGCDGGRSPVRKLAGFEFPGTEPEVTCHQAVVEMTGSEDLNVGWTATDTGVYAHGPMPGRIVTVEFDGPPADRDAPVTAEDLQARLRRVSGVDVTITGVRTATRFTDHARQATEYRKGRVLLAGDAAHVHSAFGSQGLSLGIGDAMNLGWKLAATIGGRAPEGLLGTYTSERHPVGAWVLDWTRSQVAAMRPDPQSRALREIVSDLAGTVVGTTYLTARLNGGGLRYQLPGEHPLTGRSAPDLELTDGGRLAHHLHGGRALLLDLTDDPELRALAAGYAARVDTLTAGCPARPELAAVLVRPDGFTAWAADAGAPTSTAGLAEALEKWFGVPEGTVTRG; from the coding sequence ATGGACTATGACGTAGTGGTGGCCGGAGGCGGCCCGGTGGGGTTGATGCTGGCCTGCGAGCTCCGGCTCGGAGGCGCGCGGGTGGCCGTCCTGGAGCGCCTCACCGAAGTGGACCCGACGATCAAGGGCGGGGCGATCACCACGCCCAGCGCCGAGGCGCTCTACCGCCGGGGCATGCTGCCCGCGCTGGCCGAGGCGCAGCGGCAGACGATGGACCGCTTCCAGGCGTTCATGCGCGAGCGGAACGGCGGGGACGGAGGCGGGGCCGCGGGCCAAGGGCTCGGGTTCGTCGGCCACTTCGCCGGAATCATGCTGCGCGCCGACCTGGTCGACCGTACGGAGCCGGACCTCCGCAACGCCGGACCGGCCGCCGAGATCGCTTTCGTGGCGCAACAGGACATCGAGCGGCTGCTCGGCGGGCGGGCGGACGAGCTCGGCGTCGACGTGCGCCGGGGAGTGGAGCTGACCGGCTTCGACGCGGACGACAGGGCCGTCACCGTGCGGACCAGCCACGGGGCCATACGCGCCGGCTGGCTCGTCGGCTGCGACGGCGGCCGCAGCCCGGTCCGCAAGCTCGCGGGGTTCGAATTTCCCGGTACGGAACCGGAGGTCACCTGTCACCAGGCGGTCGTGGAGATGACCGGCAGCGAGGACCTGAACGTCGGCTGGACCGCCACGGACACCGGGGTGTACGCCCACGGGCCGATGCCGGGCCGCATCGTCACCGTGGAGTTCGACGGTCCGCCGGCCGACCGGGACGCTCCGGTCACCGCCGAGGACCTCCAGGCGCGATTGCGCCGTGTATCCGGCGTGGACGTCACGATCACCGGGGTGCGGACTGCGACCCGCTTCACCGACCACGCCCGCCAGGCCACCGAGTACCGCAAGGGCCGGGTGCTGCTGGCGGGAGACGCGGCGCACGTGCACTCCGCGTTCGGGAGCCAGGGGCTGAGCCTGGGTATCGGGGACGCGATGAACCTCGGCTGGAAGCTCGCCGCGACGATCGGGGGCCGGGCGCCCGAAGGTCTGCTGGGCACCTACACCTCCGAGCGGCACCCGGTCGGTGCGTGGGTCCTGGACTGGACGCGGTCCCAGGTCGCGGCCATGCGCCCGGACCCGCAGTCCCGGGCTCTGCGCGAGATCGTCAGCGACCTGGCGGGAACGGTCGTGGGCACCACGTACCTCACCGCGCGGCTCAACGGTGGCGGGTTGAGGTACCAGCTGCCGGGCGAGCACCCGCTGACCGGCCGCAGCGCCCCGGACCTCGAACTCACCGACGGCGGCCGCCTCGCGCACCACCTCCACGGCGGCCGGGCGCTCCTGCTCGACCTCACCGACGATCCGGAGCTCCGGGCGCTCGCGGCGGGGTACGCCGCCCGCGTCGACACCCTGACGGCCGGCTGCCCGGCCCGCCCGGAACTGGCGGCGGTCCTCGTCCGTCCGGACGGCTTCACGGCGTGGGCGGCCGACGCGGGGGCGCCGACGTCGACGGCCGGGCTGGCGGAGGCGCTGGAGAAGTGGTTCGGAGTGCCAGAGGGCACGGTGACACGGGGCTGA
- a CDS encoding zinc-binding dehydrogenase: MFAAYAARIDRDHPLNGLELGERPAPEARPGWTTVDVRAASLNHHDLWSLRGVGLAADKLPMILGCDAAGIDQDGNEVVLHSVIGQSGYGVGPKEGRSILTEKYQGTFAERVTVPEWNVLRKPKELSFEQAACLPTAWLTAYRMLFTNAGVRPGDSVLVQGAGGGVATAAIVLGKAAGLSVYATSRDEAKRQRAVELGAVDAFEPGARLPQRVDAVIETVGAATWSHSVKSLKPGGTLVISGATSGSDPASAELTRIFFLELRVVGSTMGSKDELEDLLSFCAATGVRPVVDEVLPLDRAREGFEKMASGELFGKVVLTGS, encoded by the coding sequence ATGTTCGCCGCCTACGCAGCCCGCATCGATCGCGACCACCCTCTCAACGGCCTTGAGCTGGGGGAGCGTCCGGCCCCCGAGGCCCGGCCCGGCTGGACGACCGTCGACGTCAGAGCCGCCTCACTCAACCACCACGACCTCTGGTCGCTCCGCGGTGTGGGGCTCGCCGCCGACAAGCTGCCGATGATCCTCGGCTGTGACGCCGCAGGGATCGACCAGGACGGCAACGAGGTCGTCCTGCACTCCGTCATCGGGCAGAGCGGTTACGGGGTCGGGCCCAAGGAGGGGCGGTCCATCCTGACGGAGAAGTACCAGGGCACGTTCGCCGAGCGGGTCACCGTCCCCGAGTGGAACGTGCTCCGCAAGCCGAAGGAGCTGAGCTTCGAGCAGGCCGCCTGCCTGCCCACCGCCTGGCTCACGGCCTACCGGATGCTCTTCACCAACGCCGGTGTGCGACCCGGCGACTCCGTACTCGTCCAGGGCGCGGGCGGCGGTGTGGCGACCGCCGCCATCGTCCTCGGGAAGGCGGCGGGCCTGAGTGTGTACGCCACCAGCCGGGATGAGGCCAAGCGCCAACGGGCCGTCGAGCTCGGCGCGGTGGACGCCTTCGAGCCGGGTGCGCGGCTGCCCCAGCGGGTGGACGCCGTCATCGAGACCGTGGGGGCGGCCACCTGGTCGCACTCCGTCAAGTCGCTCAAGCCGGGCGGCACCCTGGTGATCTCGGGCGCCACCAGCGGCTCCGACCCGGCGTCGGCCGAACTCACCCGGATCTTCTTCCTGGAGCTCAGGGTCGTCGGCTCGACCATGGGGTCCAAGGACGAGCTGGAGGACCTGCTCTCGTTCTGCGCGGCCACCGGGGTACGGCCCGTCGTCGACGAGGTGCTGCCGCTCGACCGGGCCCGCGAGGGCTTCGAGAAGATGGCGTCGGGCGAGCTCTTCGGCAAGGTCGTGCTGACCGGGTCCTGA
- a CDS encoding NAD(P)-dependent malic enzyme, which translates to MAAEIVNPRSESVSASSQDGEPFDPVFALHRGGKMAIQATVPVRDRDDLSLAYTPGVAKVCSAIAEKPELVHDYTWKSQVVAVVTDGTAVLGLGDIGPEASLPVMEGKAILFKQFGGVDAVPIALATTDTDEIIDTVVRLAPSFGGVNLEDISAPRCFEIERRLQEQLDIPVFHDDQHGTAVVTLAALRNAAILTGRSLGQLRAVISGAGAAGVAIAKILIEAGIGDVAVCDRKGIVSADREDLTEIKREVAGFTNKAGLTGTLETAMSGADVFIGVSGGTVPEPAVASMAEGSFIFAMANPNPEIHPTVAAKYAAVVATGRSDFPNQINNVLAFPGIFAGALQVRASRITEGMKLAAAEALAAVVADELSADCVIPSPFDERVAPAVTAAVAAAARAEGVARR; encoded by the coding sequence ATGGCAGCGGAGATCGTCAATCCTCGCAGCGAAAGTGTCAGCGCTTCCTCGCAGGACGGAGAGCCCTTCGACCCGGTGTTCGCCCTGCATCGCGGTGGCAAGATGGCCATCCAGGCCACGGTGCCGGTGCGCGACCGGGACGATCTGTCCCTCGCGTACACGCCCGGTGTCGCCAAGGTGTGCAGCGCCATCGCCGAGAAGCCGGAACTCGTCCACGACTACACCTGGAAGTCGCAGGTCGTGGCCGTCGTGACGGACGGTACGGCGGTGCTGGGGCTGGGTGACATCGGCCCGGAGGCATCCCTTCCGGTGATGGAGGGCAAAGCCATCCTCTTCAAGCAGTTCGGTGGTGTCGACGCCGTTCCGATCGCGCTGGCGACGACCGACACGGACGAGATCATCGACACCGTGGTGCGGCTCGCCCCGTCGTTCGGCGGCGTGAACCTGGAGGACATCTCCGCGCCGCGCTGCTTCGAGATCGAGCGCAGGCTCCAGGAGCAGCTTGACATCCCGGTCTTCCACGACGACCAGCACGGCACCGCCGTCGTCACCCTGGCGGCCCTGCGGAACGCGGCCATCCTCACCGGTCGCTCGCTGGGGCAGCTGCGCGCGGTCATCTCGGGTGCGGGCGCTGCGGGCGTCGCCATCGCGAAGATCCTCATCGAGGCCGGAATCGGCGATGTCGCGGTGTGCGACCGCAAGGGCATCGTCTCTGCGGACCGCGAGGACCTGACCGAGATCAAGCGGGAGGTCGCGGGTTTCACCAACAAGGCGGGCCTGACCGGCACGCTGGAGACCGCGATGTCCGGTGCGGACGTCTTCATCGGGGTTTCGGGCGGTACGGTCCCCGAGCCCGCGGTCGCCTCGATGGCCGAGGGCTCATTCATCTTCGCGATGGCCAACCCGAACCCGGAGATCCACCCGACGGTCGCCGCCAAGTACGCGGCTGTCGTCGCCACCGGGCGCAGCGACTTCCCGAACCAGATCAACAACGTGCTGGCGTTCCCGGGCATCTTCGCCGGTGCGCTCCAGGTGCGGGCCTCGCGGATCACGGAGGGCATGAAGCTCGCCGCCGCCGAGGCGCTGGCGGCCGTGGTGGCCGATGAGCTGAGCGCGGACTGCGTGATTCCGTCGCCGTTCGACGAGCGGGTCGCTCCGGCGGTCACCGCGGCGGTGGCGGCCGCGGCGCGCGCGGAGGGCGTGGCCCGGCGCTGA
- a CDS encoding ABC transporter substrate-binding protein produces MTARSTRRTAAMNSRTAAVGAIAVAGALLLTACGDQTKNDSTGSSAAPLAHLLPQAIRAKGTVKVGSDIAYAPVEFKDSSGKVSGIDPDLGAALGKQLGVTFQFENGTFDTLVTGLRAKRYDVAMSAMTDTKDRQNGVENGKKVGAGVDFVDYYSAGVSIYTRKGKDEGIKNWSDLCGKTIVMERGTVSNDLAKAQAKKCPAGKKLSIQAYDDDQQAQTHLRSGGADAGSADSPIAAYAVKTSGGGKDFQIVGPTVQAAPYGIAVAKGNDQLTKAVQQAMNAIIKNGTYDKILAKWGAEQGAVTAAKVNGGS; encoded by the coding sequence ATGACCGCACGCTCCACGCGCCGCACGGCCGCAATGAACTCCCGGACAGCCGCGGTCGGCGCGATCGCGGTCGCCGGCGCACTGCTGCTGACCGCCTGCGGCGACCAGACCAAGAACGACAGCACGGGTTCGTCCGCCGCCCCGCTCGCGCATCTGCTGCCGCAGGCCATCCGGGCCAAGGGCACCGTCAAGGTCGGTTCCGACATCGCGTACGCCCCCGTCGAGTTCAAGGACAGCTCCGGCAAGGTCTCCGGGATCGACCCCGACCTGGGCGCGGCGCTCGGTAAGCAGCTCGGGGTGACGTTCCAGTTCGAGAACGGCACGTTCGACACCCTGGTCACCGGTCTGCGGGCCAAGCGCTACGACGTCGCGATGTCGGCGATGACCGACACCAAGGACCGGCAGAACGGTGTGGAGAACGGCAAGAAGGTCGGCGCCGGCGTCGACTTCGTCGACTACTACAGCGCCGGCGTCTCCATCTACACGCGGAAGGGCAAGGACGAGGGCATCAAGAACTGGTCCGACCTGTGCGGCAAGACGATCGTCATGGAGCGCGGCACGGTCTCCAACGACCTCGCCAAGGCGCAGGCGAAGAAGTGTCCGGCCGGAAAGAAGCTCTCCATCCAGGCCTACGACGACGACCAGCAGGCCCAGACCCACCTCCGTTCGGGCGGCGCGGACGCCGGATCGGCCGACTCCCCCATCGCCGCGTACGCGGTGAAGACCTCGGGCGGCGGCAAGGACTTCCAGATCGTCGGCCCGACGGTCCAGGCAGCCCCGTACGGCATCGCGGTCGCGAAGGGGAACGACCAGCTCACCAAGGCCGTCCAGCAGGCGATGAACGCCATCATCAAGAACGGCACGTACGACAAGATCCTGGCGAAGTGGGGCGCCGAGCAGGGCGCGGTCACCGCGGCCAAGGTCAACGGCGGATCCTGA